A single window of Synechocystis sp. PCC 7509 DNA harbors:
- a CDS encoding DUF6262 family protein: protein MPKGNPGGNPDLLVAAAEIKKKEAINKTEKAISSLSKAGEEITFRSIAAKAGVSVSYLYKYEELKDRIKHLREQQKREVRKKSPRPQQYQPASDKSKAVLIYNLREENKRLRLEIEGLRKHIEVVQGRLYELSMVAEENTRLQRQLEKITQELQECHNFKVVDTISASNDSKVTSLDRKRSKHNEISDKIKAKLEKIGIKLNTTLTKTIKSCASEEMALFAIEALSEALEHGEVRVWSKVVGRNNQKLDCGQLAR from the coding sequence GTGCCTAAAGGTAATCCAGGTGGAAATCCAGATCTATTAGTGGCTGCCGCTGAAATAAAGAAAAAGGAAGCTATCAATAAGACAGAGAAAGCAATATCTTCACTCTCCAAGGCTGGGGAAGAGATAACATTCAGAAGTATTGCTGCCAAGGCTGGCGTATCTGTTAGTTATTTGTATAAGTATGAGGAACTAAAAGATAGAATTAAACATTTAAGAGAACAGCAAAAACGAGAAGTCAGAAAAAAATCTCCTCGACCTCAGCAATACCAACCAGCTTCTGATAAGTCAAAAGCTGTATTAATTTATAATCTTAGAGAAGAAAACAAAAGACTGAGATTAGAAATTGAAGGGCTAAGGAAACATATTGAAGTAGTTCAAGGTAGGTTATATGAGCTATCTATGGTTGCAGAGGAAAATACTAGGTTACAGCGGCAACTGGAAAAAATAACACAGGAATTACAGGAGTGCCACAACTTCAAAGTTGTTGACACTATTTCAGCATCAAATGATTCAAAAGTAACATCCCTAGATAGGAAAAGGTCAAAGCACAACGAAATTAGCGACAAAATTAAAGCCAAGCTAGAAAAAATAGGAATTAAACTCAACACAACTCTGACTAAAACAATTAAATCTTGTGCATCAGAGGAAATGGCTTTGTTTGCTATAGAAGCTTTATCTGAGGCGTTAGAGCATGGCGAGGTTCGGGTGTGGTCAAAAGTAGTTGGTAGGAATAATCAAAAGCTGGATTGTGGACAGTTAGCAAGGTGA
- a CDS encoding IS6 family transposase has product MNSKSPFKWRHYQSEIILRCVRWYLSYPLSYRQVTEMVNERGLDIHHSTVFRWVQEYSPEMDKRVRPYLKLTNDSWRVDETYILVKGKQKYLYRAVDSAGNTLDFLLTAKRDAKAAKRFLRKTLKAIHTSVPRVITVDKNPAYPKAINVLKAANKLPEVVKLRQIKYLNNIVEQDHRGIKRLVKPGMGFGSFNTARRTIRGYETLNMVRKGQVIGVPRGAIKERLVFIYQIFGVVA; this is encoded by the coding sequence ATGAATTCTAAATCCCCCTTCAAGTGGCGGCATTATCAGTCAGAAATCATCCTACGTTGTGTTCGGTGGTATCTAAGCTATCCGCTTTCCTATCGCCAAGTAACAGAGATGGTGAACGAGCGGGGATTAGATATACATCACAGCACCGTCTTCCGTTGGGTGCAAGAATATAGTCCAGAAATGGACAAACGAGTCAGACCGTATCTAAAGCTTACTAATGACTCATGGCGGGTAGATGAAACCTATATTTTGGTCAAAGGCAAGCAGAAGTATTTATACCGAGCAGTCGATTCGGCAGGGAACACCTTAGACTTCCTCCTCACAGCGAAGCGGGATGCGAAAGCGGCGAAACGGTTTTTGCGTAAGACATTGAAAGCAATTCACACTTCCGTACCAAGAGTCATCACTGTGGATAAGAACCCTGCTTATCCAAAAGCGATTAACGTACTCAAAGCTGCCAATAAGTTACCCGAAGTAGTGAAATTACGACAGATTAAATATCTCAATAATATTGTGGAGCAAGACCATCGGGGGATAAAACGATTAGTCAAACCAGGAATGGGATTTGGCTCCTTCAACACTGCAAGAAGAACCATTCGGGGATATGAAACTCTGAACATGGTTAGAAAAGGACAAGTTATTGGTGTTCCCAGGGGAGCCATCAAAGAGCGACTTGTCTTTATCTATCAAATCTTTGGGGTAGTTGCATAA
- a CDS encoding tyrosine-type recombinase/integrase, whose protein sequence is MQHNHLRYDCLSQDTTGAYWIRVYQRKMKKEISLIISKELAELIHKQQKFITENLGIGRRYLFCDTRNRNDFIDYKNKHKYSQQPLLPLNHFEAWEKKLQDRTVRAYLHRFADEMNIRDEAGEIFPLGQLHQFRHTHGTELINNGVPQYIVQKRLGHESPGMTSVYAHIHDQTMKAEMEKFWDGKVVNNKGEIVVPENPDLDTAEMQWIKKNMKAQTLADGFCGLPVTKSCPAQDDPCSNCSFFRTTRQDIETHRKRLEATEKLIENARKNGWERQVEKNLPIAENLKKIIRGLEQKGVIYGNEKFPEQQLDQGGEQSA, encoded by the coding sequence TTGCAACACAACCATTTAAGGTATGACTGTTTAAGTCAAGATACTACTGGAGCTTATTGGATAAGAGTTTATCAAAGGAAAATGAAGAAAGAAATATCATTGATAATCTCTAAAGAATTAGCTGAATTAATACACAAGCAGCAAAAATTTATTACTGAAAATTTGGGGATTGGGCGGCGATATTTATTTTGTGATACTAGAAATAGAAATGATTTTATAGATTATAAAAACAAGCACAAATATAGTCAGCAGCCTCTCTTACCGCTAAATCATTTTGAAGCTTGGGAAAAGAAATTACAAGACCGTACAGTTAGAGCTTATCTTCATCGTTTTGCTGATGAAATGAATATTAGGGATGAAGCTGGCGAAATATTTCCTTTGGGACAACTTCATCAATTTCGTCACACTCACGGTACAGAGTTGATCAATAATGGAGTCCCACAATACATTGTACAAAAACGTCTCGGTCATGAATCACCTGGAATGACTTCTGTATATGCTCATATCCATGACCAGACAATGAAAGCAGAAATGGAGAAATTTTGGGATGGTAAAGTCGTTAATAACAAAGGAGAAATAGTTGTCCCCGAAAACCCAGACTTAGATACGGCGGAAATGCAGTGGATTAAGAAGAATATGAAGGCTCAAACGCTAGCCGATGGTTTTTGTGGCTTACCTGTTACTAAAAGTTGCCCAGCACAGGATGATCCTTGTTCAAACTGTTCATTTTTCCGTACTACTAGGCAGGATATAGAAACTCATAGAAAACGATTAGAAGCAACGGAAAAATTAATAGAAAATGCTAGAAAAAATGGTTGGGAGCGACAAGTAGAAAAAAATCTACCGATTGCTGAAAACTTGAAAAAAATAATTAGAGGTTTAGAGCAAAAAGGTGTGATTTACGGTAACGAAAAATTCCCAGAGCAACAACTAGATCAAGGAGGTGAGCAAAGTGCCTAA
- a CDS encoding Nif11-like leader peptide family natural product precursor, with product MALGQLEAFLRKMQSETALKNEVLASSTADEVAQIALKLGFEFSGDELLRISGKKVGRVTVQKKDLPGEYWGN from the coding sequence ATGGCTTTAGGTCAACTCGAAGCATTTTTGAGGAAAATGCAGTCTGAAACTGCACTTAAAAATGAGGTGCTTGCTTCATCAACAGCAGATGAAGTTGCACAAATAGCACTCAAGCTTGGTTTTGAATTTTCCGGTGATGAATTATTGAGAATCTCAGGTAAGAAAGTTGGCAGGGTTACTGTTCAAAAAAAGGATCTTCCTGGAGAGTATTGGGGAAATTGA
- a CDS encoding helix-turn-helix domain-containing protein, whose amino-acid sequence MPFHQEYVGIEQPVVSQLIRELRQTLKLTQEKFAAQLGVTFPTINRWEKGRATPSPLALK is encoded by the coding sequence ATGCCCTTTCACCAAGAATATGTGGGTATCGAACAGCCAGTAGTTAGTCAGTTAATCCGAGAACTACGGCAAACACTAAAACTGACGCAGGAGAAGTTTGCCGCTCAACTGGGAGTCACGTTTCCGACGATTAATCGTTGGGAGAAAGGACGCGCTACACCTTCTCCCTTAGCACTTAAGTAA
- a CDS encoding GAF domain-containing protein, protein MTNPLEAMTNPAPVPSNEIERLAALRRYNILDTPPEAAFDRITSLAARLFEMPIVLVSLLDKSRAWFKSCYGFDQDEVPRKASICSFAVLSDEVLVVPDTRQDVRFAGNQFVQGEPGVRFYAGAPLLTSDGFNLGTLCLLDSKPRDSLSDQQQATLADLAAMVIDELELRLAARKIAQIDAALLTVSQGVSATTGEAFFLMLVQHLAKTLGIDYTYIALLKGDNPEALKTLAACAQGQIIDNFEYLLQDTPCQEVIRQRKMCCYPSGVQALFPGAPLLLPLNVESYVAIPFFDSRGTALGLLGVMGQAPLENIQLAESLLTLFAQRIATELERQQMELLRQQVQSDLEQLVKQRTVELSEANELLHLEITERQQAEVALDQEQEFLKVLLDNVQAGIVACNAEGFLTLFNPAARKFHGLPEQLLPPEQWAEHYNLYLPDGKTPMPKAQIPLFRALQEQVVDDVEMVIVPKQGTARTLLASGQAIINIQGKKQGAVVVMHDITERKQAEAERVKLIREQAARLEAEVDQQRATFLVEVTTVLASSLEYERTLASVANLVVPFLADWCAVDLLEANQLIHRVAVTHRDPEKVKLGWELHKRYPQQLDDAEGLSKVLRTGQTEIVTEISDVALTAFAQDAEHLQILRELGLQSYIISPLIARGQILGAITLVTAESNRHYSRVDLALAEAVAHRAAIAIDNARLYQQAQQAQQAAEQASARVARLQSVTAALSGSLTPTQVSQVIVEQGIAALDASFALVALLNETSNELEIVQAIGCEINQLNGWQKFSLNAPVPLAEVVRTGQPLWAESSEERAARYPHLAEKYEQQNFGCWISLPLIVEGRALGGISFGFTEPQLFAEEERAFLLSLAQQCAQAIYRTHLYKAEQTARSHAETANRIKDEFLAVLSHELRTPLNPILGWIGLLRTGRLKPEKIAYALETIERNAKLQAQLIEDLLDVSRILQGKLTLNICAIDLAATIVAAQETVRLAAAAKTIEIQTVLTLNVGQILGDCNRLQQVVWNLLTNAVKFTPTGGRIEVLLDAIDVAARIQIKDTGIGIEPDFLPYVFNYFRQADGAITRRFGGLGLGLAIARQIVELHGGTIAVESAGVGQGATFTVLIPLAPQSSAMLPLKQSLEPAFDLSGMKILVVDDEPDSRVLLSFILEQENALVTVASSGIEALQVMECFIPNLIISDIGMPEMDGYMLMRQIRTRLQSNQIQAIALTAYAGEMDRQQAEAAGFQLHVPKPVEPSQLLAAISNLIRDK, encoded by the coding sequence ATGACTAACCCGCTTGAAGCGATGACAAACCCAGCCCCAGTACCTAGCAACGAAATTGAACGTTTGGCGGCTCTACGTCGATACAATATTCTCGATACTCCTCCTGAAGCAGCTTTTGATCGGATTACTTCATTGGCAGCACGGCTGTTTGAGATGCCAATTGTCTTAGTTTCGCTGTTAGACAAATCTAGAGCCTGGTTCAAATCTTGCTATGGATTCGACCAGGACGAAGTGCCGAGGAAGGCGAGTATTTGCAGCTTTGCTGTATTATCTGATGAGGTACTGGTAGTTCCTGATACTCGGCAAGATGTTCGCTTCGCTGGCAATCAATTTGTGCAAGGCGAACCAGGAGTACGCTTCTATGCAGGTGCGCCGTTACTAACCTCAGATGGATTTAATTTAGGGACATTGTGTTTGCTAGATAGCAAGCCGCGCGATTCCTTGAGTGACCAACAGCAAGCAACCCTAGCAGACCTAGCGGCGATGGTTATCGATGAACTAGAGCTAAGATTAGCGGCGCGAAAAATTGCTCAGATTGATGCGGCATTGTTAACGGTCAGCCAAGGTGTTTCAGCAACTACTGGCGAAGCATTTTTTTTGATGCTAGTGCAACATTTGGCAAAAACTTTGGGCATAGACTATACGTACATTGCTTTATTAAAGGGAGATAACCCGGAAGCTTTAAAAACCCTTGCTGCTTGCGCTCAAGGTCAAATCATTGACAACTTTGAATATTTGCTGCAAGATACTCCCTGCCAAGAAGTAATTAGGCAACGGAAAATGTGTTGCTATCCTAGTGGGGTTCAAGCTCTGTTCCCCGGTGCGCCACTATTACTACCTTTGAACGTAGAGAGCTATGTAGCAATTCCCTTTTTCGACTCTAGAGGAACTGCATTAGGATTGCTGGGCGTAATGGGTCAAGCTCCTCTAGAGAACATACAGCTTGCAGAATCTCTGCTCACGCTGTTTGCCCAGAGGATCGCTACTGAATTGGAGCGGCAGCAAATGGAGTTACTGAGGCAACAGGTACAGAGTGATTTAGAGCAGTTGGTAAAGCAACGGACGGTTGAATTATCTGAGGCTAATGAGTTACTCCATCTAGAAATTACAGAGCGGCAGCAAGCCGAGGTAGCCCTTGACCAAGAACAGGAATTTCTCAAAGTATTGCTAGATAACGTGCAAGCAGGCATTGTCGCCTGTAATGCCGAAGGATTTTTGACGTTATTTAATCCAGCAGCACGCAAATTTCATGGCTTACCAGAGCAACTGTTGCCGCCAGAGCAATGGGCTGAACACTATAATCTGTATCTGCCAGATGGAAAAACACCAATGCCTAAAGCGCAGATTCCATTGTTTCGCGCGTTACAGGAGCAGGTAGTTGACGATGTTGAGATGGTGATTGTACCCAAGCAGGGAACGGCGCGGACGCTATTAGCTAGCGGACAGGCAATTATCAATATCCAGGGCAAAAAGCAAGGCGCAGTGGTCGTCATGCATGACATTACTGAACGTAAACAGGCCGAAGCCGAACGTGTTAAGTTGATTCGAGAGCAAGCCGCTCGTTTAGAAGCAGAAGTTGACCAGCAGCGTGCTACGTTTTTAGTGGAAGTTACGACGGTGCTAGCATCTTCACTGGAATACGAACGCACCTTAGCAAGTGTGGCTAACTTGGTAGTGCCGTTCCTTGCCGACTGGTGTGCAGTCGATCTTTTAGAGGCAAACCAACTCATCCATCGAGTTGCCGTAACTCACCGAGATCCTGAAAAGGTGAAGTTAGGTTGGGAACTCCACAAACGCTATCCCCAACAACTTGATGACGCTGAGGGACTATCGAAAGTTCTACGCACAGGACAAACAGAAATTGTGACAGAAATTTCAGATGTAGCACTCACGGCATTTGCTCAGGATGCTGAACATCTGCAAATTCTGCGCGAACTAGGTTTGCAATCTTATATTATCTCGCCTTTGATTGCTCGTGGACAGATTTTGGGGGCAATTACGTTGGTGACGGCTGAATCAAATCGTCATTACAGCAGAGTTGATTTAGCCTTGGCAGAGGCTGTTGCCCATCGTGCTGCAATTGCTATCGATAATGCCCGTCTCTATCAACAAGCCCAGCAAGCGCAACAAGCCGCAGAGCAGGCATCCGCAAGGGTTGCCCGTCTTCAATCTGTAACTGCGGCTCTGTCTGGATCGCTGACTCCAACTCAAGTTTCCCAAGTTATTGTTGAGCAAGGCATTGCAGCTTTGGATGCTAGCTTTGCGCTCGTTGCGTTGCTCAATGAAACCAGTAATGAACTAGAAATCGTCCAGGCTATTGGTTGTGAAATCAACCAACTTAATGGCTGGCAAAAATTTTCTCTCAATGCCCCAGTGCCGTTAGCAGAAGTGGTGCGAACTGGGCAACCATTGTGGGCGGAGTCTTCAGAAGAACGAGCCGCTCGTTATCCTCACCTAGCTGAGAAGTACGAGCAACAAAACTTTGGTTGCTGGATTTCTCTACCCCTGATCGTAGAAGGTCGGGCATTGGGAGGCATATCCTTTGGTTTCACGGAACCTCAACTATTTGCAGAGGAGGAGCGGGCTTTCCTTTTATCCCTGGCGCAGCAGTGCGCCCAAGCAATCTACCGCACTCACCTTTACAAAGCCGAACAAACCGCTCGCAGTCATGCTGAAACAGCAAACCGGATCAAGGATGAGTTTTTAGCTGTACTTTCCCACGAGCTACGAACACCGCTCAATCCCATTTTGGGCTGGATAGGACTTCTGCGAACGGGCAGGCTCAAGCCTGAAAAAATTGCGTATGCTTTAGAAACTATTGAGCGTAATGCTAAACTTCAAGCTCAATTAATTGAGGATTTGCTCGATGTTTCCCGTATTCTCCAAGGTAAATTGACTCTCAACATTTGTGCGATTGATCTCGCTGCTACAATTGTCGCTGCTCAAGAAACAGTCCGTTTAGCGGCAGCAGCCAAAACAATTGAGATTCAAACTGTGTTGACTCTCAATGTAGGTCAGATTTTAGGTGACTGCAATCGGCTGCAACAGGTAGTATGGAACTTGCTTACTAATGCAGTAAAATTCACTCCTACCGGAGGACGTATTGAAGTTCTACTTGATGCGATTGATGTTGCTGCTCGAATTCAAATTAAAGATACTGGAATAGGCATTGAGCCAGACTTTTTACCTTATGTGTTTAACTATTTCCGTCAAGCCGATGGCGCAATTACTCGCAGGTTTGGCGGGTTAGGACTAGGACTTGCAATCGCCCGGCAAATTGTTGAACTGCACGGCGGGACAATTGCCGTGGAGAGCGCAGGTGTGGGACAAGGAGCTACTTTTACTGTGCTTATTCCCTTGGCTCCCCAGTCCTCTGCAATGCTGCCATTAAAACAATCATTAGAACCTGCCTTCGATTTGAGTGGGATGAAGATCCTAGTTGTGGATGATGAACCGGACTCACGGGTATTACTCTCCTTTATCCTAGAGCAAGAGAACGCGCTTGTTACAGTTGCTTCCTCGGGAATTGAGGCACTACAAGTTATGGAGTGCTTCATTCCCAATTTAATCATTAGCGATATCGGAATGCCAGAGATGGACGGCTATATGCTCATGCGTCAGATTAGAACTAGGCTTCAAAGCAACCAAATTCAAGCCATTGCACTTACTGCTTATGCTGGAGAGATGGATCGGCAGCAAGCTGAGGCGGCTGGTTTTCAATTGCACGTACCTAAACCAGTAGAGCCAAGCCAACTACTTGCAGCTATCTCTAACTTGATTAGAGATAAGTAA
- a CDS encoding SpoIID/LytB domain-containing protein, giving the protein MPPDDAVQISASGSNILFQKDLLPSTLWIEPTDGGALFVGNSWYRGKLLLIAQGDKLLAINYVDLEEYLLSVVSSEMSAAAPMEALKAQAVAARSYALVHTFRPANEQFDVTSGERHQAYKGIATEYNTTHQAVRETAGEILSSQGGVVESLCAATQEIVDRAHKGAGMSQTGAYAYANQGYDYRQILEVYYSGVAIARLEAK; this is encoded by the coding sequence TTGCCGCCAGATGATGCAGTTCAAATATCTGCTAGTGGCTCAAACATCTTATTCCAAAAAGATTTGCTACCTTCGACCTTGTGGATTGAGCCAACAGACGGCGGGGCGTTATTCGTCGGCAATAGTTGGTACAGAGGCAAGTTGCTATTAATAGCTCAGGGTGACAAGCTACTTGCTATTAATTACGTGGATTTGGAAGAATATCTATTATCTGTAGTAAGCAGCGAAATGAGCGCCGCCGCGCCAATGGAGGCACTGAAAGCTCAAGCTGTAGCAGCCCGTTCTTATGCTTTGGTGCATACCTTTCGTCCAGCTAATGAACAATTTGACGTGACTTCCGGGGAAAGACACCAGGCATACAAAGGTATTGCTACCGAATACAACACGACTCACCAGGCAGTCAGAGAGACAGCCGGGGAAATCCTTAGTTCTCAGGGTGGGGTAGTCGAATCGCTTTGTGCGGCAACGCAGGAGATTGTTGATAGGGCGCACAAAGGAGCGGGTATGAGCCAGACTGGGGCTTATGCTTATGCAAACCAGGGGTATGATTATCGGCAGATTTTGGAGGTGTATTATTCTGGGGTGGCGATCGCAAGGCTGGAGGCAAAGTGA